The following are encoded in a window of Nocardia sp. BMG111209 genomic DNA:
- a CDS encoding MaoC family dehydratase codes for MTASLRPGTVPVGTVLPELVIPVDATFVISTALATRDFQDVHHDRDKAVARGSKDIFVNILADTGLVQRYVTDWAGPRAIVRSLALRLGVPLYAGDTLTLTGTVTAVEGELIHLEVVGRDSLGDHIQAQAVIALPEEI; via the coding sequence ATGACCGCCTCGCTGCGGCCGGGTACGGTGCCGGTCGGCACCGTCCTGCCCGAACTCGTCATCCCCGTCGACGCCACCTTCGTGATCAGCACGGCGCTGGCGACCCGGGACTTCCAGGACGTGCACCACGACCGGGACAAGGCCGTGGCGCGCGGGTCGAAGGACATCTTCGTGAACATCCTCGCCGACACCGGGCTGGTGCAGCGGTACGTCACCGACTGGGCCGGTCCCCGGGCCATCGTCCGATCGCTCGCGCTGCGCCTCGGCGTGCCGCTGTACGCCGGCGACACGCTCACCCTGACCGGCACGGTCACCGCCGTCGAGGGTGAGCTGATCCACCTCGAGGTCGTCGGCCGCGACAGCCTCGGTGACCAC